Proteins from one Anaerohalosphaeraceae bacterium genomic window:
- a CDS encoding thymidylate synthase — MPSCSSDGNLPVLTVAADCLPEAWEKAVLAVWDYGLTIPTQYDRPGDPPSKDATVMITVSDPFREPRIHKNFPGGPEELEAYRQEVVDGIHDHWIDPAAGKWTYTYHQRLFAYCPTEDLRNPTSPKPFAPVNQIDSMVEALAACHYTRRAQAITWMPTADPKTQDPPCLQRIWCRLTEDGQGGFVLNMNTHWRSRDLYKAWFMNAYALTDLQRTIAERLAVKLGKPVRVGRYVDISDSLHIYGSYLKDAGIEVEKMRSTPFTLRAWESTYPAFALMTEEARAKLAQDPDWYARAKG, encoded by the coding sequence ATGCCATCTTGTTCTTCAGACGGGAATTTGCCTGTCCTGACGGTTGCGGCGGATTGTCTGCCGGAGGCGTGGGAGAAGGCGGTGCTGGCGGTGTGGGATTACGGGCTGACGATTCCGACCCAGTATGACCGCCCGGGCGACCCGCCCAGCAAGGATGCCACCGTGATGATTACCGTAAGCGACCCCTTCCGGGAACCGCGGATTCACAAAAACTTTCCCGGCGGGCCGGAGGAACTGGAGGCGTATCGGCAGGAGGTGGTGGACGGCATTCACGATCACTGGATTGACCCGGCGGCGGGCAAATGGACCTACACCTATCATCAGCGGCTGTTTGCCTACTGTCCGACGGAAGATCTCCGAAATCCCACCAGTCCAAAGCCCTTTGCCCCCGTTAATCAAATCGACTCGATGGTTGAGGCCCTGGCGGCCTGTCACTATACCCGACGGGCCCAGGCGATTACCTGGATGCCTACGGCGGACCCGAAAACACAAGACCCGCCCTGCCTGCAGCGCATCTGGTGCCGTCTGACAGAAGACGGACAAGGCGGCTTTGTGCTGAATATGAATACGCACTGGCGAAGCCGGGATTTATACAAGGCCTGGTTTATGAATGCCTACGCCCTGACGGACCTTCAGCGGACAATCGCCGAGCGTCTGGCCGTCAAACTGGGCAAGCCGGTCCGCGTCGGCCGCTATGTTGACATCAGCGATTCCCTCCATATTTACGGCTCTTATCTGAAGGATGCAGGCATCGAGGTGGAAAAGATGCGCAGTACGCCCTTTACGCTGCGGGCGTGGGAATCCACCTATCCGGCCTTTGCCTTGATGACTGAAGAAGCCCGCGCTAAACTGGCTCAAGACCCCGATTGGTATGCACGTGCGAAAGGATAA